A stretch of the Natribaculum luteum genome encodes the following:
- a CDS encoding universal stress protein, with translation MFDALLFPTDGSDGAADVFEHVLDVAAAHDSTVHVLNVADTMRDSVTRIQGTVIDTLEQEGEQIVRDAAERAEQRGVSTVTDVRQGEPYGTIVDYADARDVDLVVMPTHGRQGLERLLLGSTTERVVRRSDVPVLTIRPGTADDLQYPYEDVLVPTDGSNCASQALAMGVDVATAEDAALHLLSVITVTSLGVDVRSDLQLSMLEESATDLLEDAAEFAADAGIEPVSKTIEHGSSIHEAILSYIGDHDVGLVVVGTHGRTGFDRYMLGSVTESLVRTSPIPVLTVREPADSVQ, from the coding sequence ATGTTCGACGCTCTCCTCTTCCCTACCGATGGAAGCGATGGCGCGGCAGACGTGTTCGAGCACGTCCTCGACGTCGCAGCCGCGCACGATTCGACGGTCCACGTCCTCAACGTGGCGGATACGATGCGCGATAGCGTGACGCGGATTCAGGGAACAGTCATCGATACCCTCGAACAGGAAGGCGAGCAGATCGTTCGAGATGCGGCCGAGCGGGCAGAGCAGCGAGGTGTGAGCACCGTTACGGACGTCCGACAGGGCGAACCGTACGGGACCATCGTCGACTACGCTGACGCGCGCGACGTCGATCTCGTCGTCATGCCCACTCACGGTCGTCAAGGTCTCGAGCGCCTGCTCCTCGGGAGTACCACCGAGCGAGTCGTTCGACGGTCAGACGTACCGGTCCTCACGATTCGACCGGGTACTGCCGACGACCTCCAGTACCCCTACGAAGACGTCCTCGTCCCGACTGACGGAAGCAACTGTGCGAGTCAGGCGCTCGCGATGGGTGTCGACGTCGCGACCGCCGAGGACGCTGCGCTTCATCTGCTCTCCGTCATCACCGTCACGAGTCTCGGCGTCGACGTCCGAAGCGACCTCCAGCTGTCGATGCTCGAGGAAAGCGCGACCGATCTCCTCGAGGATGCGGCGGAGTTCGCAGCAGACGCAGGGATCGAGCCAGTTTCAAAGACGATCGAGCACGGGTCGTCGATCCACGAGGCCATCCTCTCGTACATCGGCGACCACGACGTCGGTCTCGTCGTCGTCGGGACGCACGGCCGAACGGGCTTCGACCGATACATGCTGGGGAGCGTCACGGAATCGCTCGTTCGGACGTCTCCGATTCCCGTGTTGACGGTCCGGGAGCCTGCCGACAGCGTGCAGTGA
- a CDS encoding cation-translocating P-type ATPase produces MPGDGQTDRAEPWHALSTNDVLDTLETGDGGLSSDEATRRLEEYGKNDIRESERTSSVELLLSQFRNPLMYLLAVAALLSLGVGLFPESDPNYAEAAFITLILCVNGLFGFVQDYQATRSIEALRELASPDAIVVRDGDKQSIDAERLVPGDVIHLEQGDAVPADARLLEADELRTNESALTGESTPVKKDPASVDEDTPLADRRDVVYMNTTVVKGRGKAVVVETGMETEVGGIATRLGESEDRQTPFEEEVKQLGTQIGALVAVLIVLVTVVQFFFTATDVVSILLVSITLAVAGVPEGLPAVVTFTLALGAREMVDRNALVRRLPVVESLGSTDVIVTDKTGTLTEERMTVTRLYTAGTAVDPSEPDSISTDGDGASRQTDARTRDVDQAVERLLQCGAACNNVERTAENEYRGEPTEVAIQRIADDAGVDPPGERIREIQFSSERKRMTVLVDDEEPTAYTKGAPEVVLDRCDRILEEGGVRELTDAKRRAVLEQNRSFAADALRVLGFASKTVADPEADADRIEDGMVFLGLQGMLDPPRAEVEQAIADCRTAGIRPVLATGDNRTTARAIGEQIGFDPEGALTGTDVDAQSDETLRDTVEEVDVFARVTPDHKVRILTALQANGHNVAMTGDGVNDAPALTQADVGVAMGSRGTDVARQASDMILRDDNFATIRDAIEEGRGIFENVRKFVNYLVSTNTGEVLVVFLGVLVGSVLFPERFTGTSQALILTPVLILWINLVADTLPALALGADPHAAGLMERPPRPVDEGVINTRVLVSIITIAVLLAIIGLGLFFYGLDATGSLVRAQTLLFTFIVVGELIRIYVIRSRYGLSLWSNLWLLGAIGFSFFLHLTVLYTPLHDFFRVVPLATHEWGWIAVAFVTFFLLNVLTSTLYDRIFQSSTPSERVRSESERVRDDGRR; encoded by the coding sequence ATGCCAGGTGACGGCCAGACCGATCGCGCAGAGCCGTGGCACGCCCTGTCGACGAACGACGTCCTCGACACGCTCGAAACCGGTGACGGGGGGCTGTCGTCCGACGAGGCGACGCGACGGCTCGAGGAATATGGGAAGAACGACATCCGCGAGTCAGAACGGACGTCGAGTGTCGAACTCCTCCTCTCGCAGTTCCGGAATCCACTCATGTACCTGCTCGCCGTGGCGGCACTCCTCTCGCTCGGCGTTGGACTCTTTCCAGAGAGTGACCCGAACTACGCCGAAGCCGCGTTCATCACACTGATCCTGTGTGTGAACGGGCTGTTCGGGTTCGTACAGGACTACCAGGCCACGAGATCGATCGAAGCACTCCGTGAACTCGCGAGCCCGGACGCGATCGTCGTTCGCGATGGGGACAAGCAATCTATCGATGCAGAACGACTCGTTCCCGGTGACGTGATCCACCTAGAACAGGGGGACGCGGTTCCGGCGGACGCACGCCTCCTCGAAGCCGACGAGTTACGGACGAACGAATCCGCGCTCACGGGGGAGAGTACGCCGGTCAAAAAAGATCCGGCGTCCGTCGACGAAGACACACCGCTGGCCGACCGGCGCGACGTAGTCTACATGAACACGACCGTCGTGAAAGGGAGGGGGAAAGCCGTCGTCGTCGAGACGGGCATGGAGACGGAGGTCGGAGGGATCGCGACCCGACTCGGCGAGTCCGAGGACCGACAGACCCCGTTCGAGGAGGAGGTCAAACAGCTCGGAACGCAGATCGGCGCTCTCGTCGCCGTCCTCATCGTCCTCGTCACCGTCGTCCAGTTTTTCTTTACCGCGACGGACGTCGTCTCGATTCTCCTCGTCAGTATCACCCTGGCCGTCGCGGGAGTTCCGGAGGGATTGCCTGCAGTGGTGACGTTTACGCTCGCGCTCGGTGCCCGAGAGATGGTCGATCGGAACGCCCTCGTCAGACGGCTTCCGGTCGTCGAGAGCCTCGGCTCGACAGACGTCATCGTCACCGACAAAACCGGAACGCTCACCGAAGAACGGATGACGGTCACGCGCCTCTACACCGCAGGAACCGCCGTCGACCCATCCGAACCCGACTCGATCTCGACCGACGGAGACGGCGCGAGTCGACAGACAGACGCTCGCACTCGAGACGTCGACCAGGCGGTCGAGCGGCTCCTGCAGTGTGGTGCGGCGTGCAACAACGTGGAACGAACGGCGGAAAACGAGTACAGGGGCGAACCGACCGAAGTCGCGATCCAGCGAATTGCAGACGACGCCGGCGTCGATCCGCCCGGCGAGCGGATACGCGAGATCCAGTTTTCGTCGGAACGCAAACGGATGACGGTACTCGTCGACGACGAGGAACCGACCGCCTACACGAAGGGTGCGCCGGAAGTCGTACTCGACCGATGCGACCGCATCCTCGAGGAGGGAGGCGTGCGTGAACTCACCGACGCGAAACGACGAGCCGTCCTCGAGCAAAACCGGTCGTTCGCGGCGGACGCGCTCCGAGTCCTGGGGTTCGCATCGAAGACGGTCGCCGATCCAGAAGCGGATGCAGATCGGATCGAGGACGGGATGGTGTTTCTCGGGCTCCAGGGGATGCTCGATCCACCGCGTGCAGAGGTCGAACAGGCGATCGCCGACTGTCGAACCGCCGGCATTCGTCCCGTCCTGGCGACCGGCGACAACCGCACCACCGCCAGGGCGATCGGCGAGCAGATCGGCTTCGACCCGGAGGGTGCTCTCACCGGCACCGACGTCGATGCGCAGTCGGACGAAACGTTGCGCGACACTGTCGAGGAGGTCGACGTCTTCGCTCGAGTCACGCCGGACCACAAGGTCAGGATACTGACCGCGTTGCAGGCGAACGGCCACAACGTCGCGATGACTGGCGACGGCGTCAACGACGCACCCGCGCTCACGCAGGCCGACGTCGGGGTCGCCATGGGGAGTCGCGGGACCGACGTCGCACGGCAGGCGTCGGATATGATCCTCCGGGACGACAACTTCGCGACGATACGGGACGCGATCGAGGAGGGACGGGGAATCTTCGAGAACGTTCGGAAGTTCGTCAACTACCTCGTTTCGACCAACACCGGCGAGGTGCTGGTGGTGTTTCTCGGCGTCCTCGTCGGGAGTGTTCTGTTCCCCGAGCGGTTCACGGGGACTTCTCAGGCGCTGATTCTGACTCCCGTCCTGATTCTCTGGATCAATCTCGTCGCCGATACGCTACCTGCGTTAGCCCTCGGCGCGGATCCACACGCCGCCGGGCTCATGGAGCGCCCCCCGAGACCTGTAGACGAGGGCGTGATCAACACGCGTGTGCTCGTGTCGATAATCACGATTGCGGTGCTACTGGCGATCATCGGTCTCGGGCTCTTCTTTTACGGCCTCGACGCGACCGGTTCGCTCGTCCGCGCCCAGACGCTTCTGTTTACGTTCATCGTGGTCGGAGAGTTGATCCGGATCTACGTCATTCGCTCCCGGTATGGTCTGTCCCTGTGGTCGAATCTGTGGCTCCTGGGCGCTATTGGGTTCTCGTTTTTCCTCCACCTCACGGTTCTGTACACACCGTTACACGACTTCTTCCGCGTCGTTCCACTGGCCACTCACGAGTGGGGCTGGATCGCCGTCGCCTTCGTCACGTTTTTTCTTCTCAACGTCCTCACATCGACCCTCTACGACCGAATTTTCCAGTCGTCGACGCCGAGCGAACGAGTGCGAAGCGAGTCCGAGCGGGTCCGGGACGACGGGCGGCGCTAG
- a CDS encoding MFS transporter — MARARLFGSLCGLVFLVNLARIVFAPLLDVFITEFAIGEGTAGLIVTLAWIGSASLRLPTGWVLTRVPRHYIVLVAGVILAVSSGMAATATTVRHLMAGAFLMGIASGVYFVSANPLLSELYPERVGRVMGIHGTASQVAAVIAAPFVALTLLVDWRLSLWAIAGGAAVVTAYTWFAASGTEMPTAGRADRDFVAGALSEWRLIVTALAIVGAAVFVWQGVFNFYDLYMQSKDLSSRTSKTMLTIVFAAGVPAFYFGGDLADRLPHVQYLLGIVGAFAVSLFALTVVEGLFALIAVTAVVGFVAHAVFPAVDTYLLDTLPDSTRGSAYAVFSSAWMFTQALGSSAVGLFVERGYTYDAVFGGAALFLGALVLVLVGLERAGRLPN, encoded by the coding sequence GTGGCCCGTGCTCGACTCTTCGGTTCCCTCTGTGGACTCGTCTTTCTCGTCAACCTCGCCAGGATCGTCTTCGCGCCGCTTCTGGACGTGTTCATCACCGAGTTCGCGATCGGCGAAGGGACTGCCGGGCTCATCGTCACGCTCGCGTGGATCGGGAGCGCATCGCTCCGACTGCCCACCGGCTGGGTACTCACGAGAGTGCCGAGACACTACATCGTGCTCGTGGCCGGGGTGATCCTCGCGGTCTCTTCCGGCATGGCTGCGACCGCGACGACGGTCCGACATCTCATGGCCGGTGCCTTCCTGATGGGGATCGCATCCGGCGTGTACTTCGTCTCGGCGAACCCGCTATTGAGCGAACTGTACCCGGAGCGCGTCGGACGCGTCATGGGCATCCACGGCACCGCGAGTCAGGTCGCCGCGGTGATCGCCGCCCCGTTCGTCGCGCTCACGCTCCTCGTCGACTGGCGGCTCTCACTGTGGGCGATCGCTGGCGGGGCGGCAGTGGTGACGGCGTACACGTGGTTCGCCGCCAGCGGGACCGAGATGCCGACTGCGGGGCGGGCCGATCGCGACTTCGTCGCCGGCGCGCTCTCGGAGTGGCGGCTCATCGTGACGGCGCTGGCCATCGTCGGCGCAGCGGTGTTCGTCTGGCAAGGTGTGTTCAACTTCTACGATCTGTACATGCAGTCGAAAGACCTCTCGAGTCGGACGTCGAAAACGATGCTCACGATCGTCTTCGCCGCTGGCGTCCCTGCGTTTTATTTCGGTGGTGACCTGGCCGATAGACTCCCCCACGTCCAGTACCTGCTCGGGATCGTCGGCGCGTTCGCCGTGAGTCTGTTCGCGTTGACGGTCGTGGAGGGTCTGTTCGCGCTGATCGCAGTGACCGCGGTCGTCGGCTTCGTCGCCCACGCAGTGTTCCCAGCCGTCGACACCTACCTCCTGGATACGCTCCCGGACTCGACGCGAGGCAGCGCCTACGCCGTGTTCAGTTCCGCCTGGATGTTCACGCAGGCACTCGGGTCGTCCGCAGTGGGTCTGTTCGTCGAACGTGGATACACCTACGATGCGGTGTTCGGTGGGGCCGCCCTGTTCCTCGGTGCGTTAGTCCTCGTTCTCGTCGGCCTCGAGCGAGCGGGGCGGCTGCCGAACTGA
- a CDS encoding TetR/AcrR family transcriptional regulator, with the protein MDDDPATDILEATYRALCQHGYADLTIKDIADEANRSKATVHYYYDSKENLFTEFLDFLYEQHTEQLATIGGDTPRDRLDALFELVLADEQANPDQEFRTAMLEVKAQAPYDDAIQTRLTRFDEFLFERIQDIIAAGVEAGEFDDDVDPAAVSDFLVTTITGAHTRRVAVDYSTARLSETITRYAEDHLIADEPTEATH; encoded by the coding sequence ATGGATGACGACCCAGCCACCGATATTCTCGAGGCGACGTATCGTGCCCTCTGCCAGCACGGGTACGCCGACCTCACGATCAAGGACATCGCTGACGAGGCAAACCGGAGCAAAGCAACCGTTCATTATTACTACGATAGCAAAGAGAACCTCTTTACCGAATTTCTCGATTTCTTGTATGAACAACATACCGAACAGTTGGCGACGATCGGGGGAGACACACCGCGTGACCGCCTCGACGCACTTTTCGAACTCGTTCTCGCTGACGAGCAGGCGAATCCCGACCAAGAGTTCCGGACCGCGATGCTCGAGGTGAAAGCGCAGGCACCGTACGACGACGCCATCCAGACGCGACTCACCAGGTTCGACGAGTTTCTCTTCGAGCGAATCCAGGATATCATCGCAGCAGGCGTGGAAGCGGGTGAGTTCGACGACGACGTCGATCCGGCCGCCGTTTCCGACTTTCTCGTGACGACGATTACGGGAGCACACACGCGACGAGTCGCGGTCGATTACTCGACGGCACGACTCTCCGAGACGATCACGCGGTACGCCGAGGACCATCTCATCGCCGACGAACCGACGGAGGCGACGCACTGA
- a CDS encoding MATE family efflux transporter, producing MGLRRRIRSLFKGPEEFDLTSGSIGKPLFFLSMPIVVTNLFQTAYNLADTFWLGQYNTDALAAISFAFPMVFLLISLGMGISVAGSVLVAQFTGADSEREAEYAASQTVTFAVIASAIFGVVGYAGVNTFLELMGASRDVLPMASSYMEVISLGLVFMFGFFVFVALMRGYGDTITPMLVMFGSVVLNIVIDPLLIFGFQANPLFGFLGASGLEARLLEFTGYTGSGIEGAAIATVFSRALALLVGLAIMFRGNRGVQIHLRDMTPDLSYLRRLVRIGLPASIEGTGRALSMNLLLVIVALFPDTVVAAYGIGTRVFSVVFLPAIAVARGVETMTGQNMGAGKPDRAERAAGLAAKTLFGVLSIAGVIVWFTAAPIADVFTTNPEVVEIATQFLRYVALSFGFIGIMRAYTGSFRGAGKTLTAAAISVLMLGVIRFPIAWVTAGPLGETGVWLSFAISNVAGAIIAYAWYRRGTWRGGDLTESRVSADEPSIETPADGD from the coding sequence ATGGGGCTTCGACGTCGCATTCGCTCGCTGTTCAAGGGACCCGAAGAGTTCGACCTCACGTCGGGAAGCATCGGGAAGCCGCTGTTTTTCCTGTCGATGCCGATCGTCGTCACGAACCTCTTTCAGACCGCGTACAACCTCGCGGACACGTTCTGGCTCGGCCAGTATAACACGGACGCGCTGGCGGCGATCAGCTTCGCGTTCCCGATGGTGTTTCTGCTCATCTCGCTCGGGATGGGTATTTCGGTCGCCGGGAGCGTCCTCGTCGCACAGTTCACCGGTGCAGATTCGGAACGCGAGGCAGAGTACGCCGCTTCGCAGACGGTCACGTTCGCCGTCATCGCATCGGCCATCTTCGGCGTCGTCGGCTACGCAGGCGTCAATACGTTCCTCGAGCTCATGGGCGCCTCCCGGGACGTCTTGCCGATGGCCTCGAGTTACATGGAGGTCATCTCGCTTGGCCTCGTGTTCATGTTCGGGTTCTTCGTCTTCGTCGCGCTCATGCGTGGCTACGGCGACACGATCACCCCGATGCTCGTGATGTTCGGATCGGTCGTCCTCAACATCGTCATCGATCCGCTCCTCATCTTCGGGTTCCAGGCCAACCCCCTGTTCGGCTTTCTCGGTGCAAGCGGACTCGAGGCGCGACTCCTCGAGTTCACGGGCTACACCGGGTCGGGCATCGAGGGTGCGGCGATCGCGACCGTGTTCTCGCGTGCGCTCGCCCTGCTCGTCGGACTGGCGATCATGTTCCGTGGGAACCGCGGCGTGCAGATTCACCTCCGCGATATGACTCCCGACCTCTCGTATCTGCGCCGTCTCGTTCGCATCGGACTGCCCGCGTCGATCGAGGGAACGGGGCGTGCGCTGTCGATGAACCTGCTGTTGGTCATCGTCGCGCTCTTTCCGGATACGGTCGTCGCCGCCTACGGCATCGGGACGCGCGTGTTCTCGGTCGTCTTCCTGCCGGCCATCGCGGTCGCTCGCGGCGTCGAGACGATGACCGGTCAGAACATGGGCGCAGGCAAACCGGACCGTGCCGAACGGGCGGCCGGACTCGCAGCGAAGACGCTCTTCGGCGTGCTCTCTATCGCTGGCGTCATCGTCTGGTTCACCGCCGCTCCGATCGCGGACGTGTTCACGACGAACCCCGAGGTCGTCGAGATCGCGACCCAGTTCCTCCGCTACGTCGCATTGAGCTTCGGGTTCATCGGCATCATGCGGGCCTACACCGGTAGCTTCCGCGGAGCCGGGAAGACCCTCACTGCCGCGGCGATCTCCGTGCTGATGCTCGGTGTCATCCGCTTCCCGATCGCGTGGGTCACCGCCGGCCCGCTCGGCGAAACCGGCGTCTGGCTGTCGTTCGCGATTTCGAACGTCGCAGGGGCGATTATCGCCTACGCGTGGTATCGACGTGGCACGTGGCGAGGGGGCGATCTCACCGAGTCCAGAGTCAGCGCGGACGAACCCAGCATCGAGACACCGGCAGACGGAGACTGA
- a CDS encoding lysylphosphatidylglycerol synthase transmembrane domain-containing protein, which yields MNGRSRRALLIGAVGAIAVFVVLFVLVGARRVVESLLTARPSLVAATFVLALCWLVAWSLMLRTALAALGVDIPFGKSFLVYAGAVFANNVTPFGQAGGEPIAALLISKVSDARYETGLVGIASVDVCNVVPSISLVLISVSYYATTTTVGERLEDAVGAAVALIAVVVAIMLLVWRFQNVIVDRLPSAVSGFVARLGRGQFSPRSIERNLAERLGRFFDNIGHVATDRKRLTAVIGLSLVGWLFQSIALLTAFAALGHSVSPVVVLFVIPLGNLAGAAPLPGGLGGIEAAFVALLVPTTGIAAPVVTAAVLIFRGAIYWMPVLIGGGSMAALGVRVVSR from the coding sequence ATGAACGGTCGAAGTCGGCGCGCACTTCTCATCGGCGCCGTCGGGGCAATCGCCGTCTTCGTCGTGCTGTTCGTCCTCGTCGGCGCGCGCCGCGTCGTCGAATCGCTGCTGACGGCCAGACCGTCGCTGGTGGCGGCGACGTTCGTGCTCGCTCTGTGCTGGCTCGTCGCCTGGAGCCTCATGCTCCGGACCGCCCTCGCTGCACTGGGCGTCGACATTCCGTTCGGGAAGTCGTTTCTCGTCTACGCCGGTGCCGTCTTCGCGAACAACGTCACGCCGTTCGGCCAGGCCGGCGGCGAACCCATCGCAGCGTTGCTCATCTCGAAAGTCTCCGACGCCCGGTACGAAACCGGCCTCGTCGGAATCGCGAGCGTCGACGTCTGTAACGTCGTTCCATCCATCTCGCTCGTCCTGATCAGCGTCTCGTACTACGCGACGACGACGACCGTCGGCGAGCGCCTCGAGGACGCCGTCGGTGCGGCAGTCGCCCTGATCGCCGTCGTCGTCGCGATCATGCTCCTCGTGTGGCGATTCCAGAACGTGATCGTCGACCGACTGCCGTCCGCCGTCTCTGGTTTCGTTGCTCGCCTCGGGCGCGGACAGTTCAGCCCCAGATCGATCGAACGCAACCTCGCAGAGCGACTCGGCCGGTTCTTCGACAACATCGGGCACGTAGCGACGGACCGAAAGCGGCTAACGGCCGTGATCGGACTATCGCTGGTCGGCTGGCTCTTTCAGTCGATCGCACTGCTGACTGCCTTTGCCGCCCTGGGGCACAGCGTTTCGCCGGTCGTCGTCCTGTTCGTGATCCCGCTGGGTAATCTCGCGGGAGCCGCTCCGCTGCCGGGTGGCCTCGGCGGGATCGAAGCCGCGTTCGTCGCACTCCTCGTGCCGACGACCGGCATCGCGGCACCCGTCGTCACCGCTGCGGTCCTCATCTTCCGCGGTGCGATCTACTGGATGCCGGTCCTCATCGGCGGCGGATCGATGGCGGCCCTCGGCGTGCGAGTCGTCTCGAGATGA
- a CDS encoding amphi-Trp domain-containing protein, with the protein MGELETEERRTRAEVATYLHRLADQLEEDDPVTLELGGRRVTLDPVGPITFKLEGESDWAEGDSEAKQSIEFELVWWRDATTAEEGTLDVEQGSE; encoded by the coding sequence ATGGGAGAACTCGAAACCGAAGAACGAAGAACGCGAGCGGAGGTTGCCACGTACCTCCATCGACTGGCCGATCAACTCGAGGAAGACGATCCCGTCACGCTCGAACTCGGGGGGCGGCGGGTGACGCTCGATCCCGTCGGTCCGATCACGTTCAAACTCGAGGGCGAATCGGACTGGGCCGAAGGCGATTCGGAAGCGAAACAGAGCATCGAATTCGAGCTGGTCTGGTGGCGCGACGCGACGACGGCCGAAGAAGGAACGTTGGACGTCGAGCAGGGGTCGGAGTGA
- a CDS encoding ZIP family metal transporter: MELIENLVLVFVAGLVTALATGIGALPFFFVDEFSDRWNVGLWGIASGIMVTVSLFGLVDEGLAYASGGFPTLMVGGLLAGVALVTVSDRVLDGVDLGDVGHHDHDHDHDHDATDVQTDGAGHDHGEVALEAKAFAEGDLKKLVLILGILTVHSFPEGVAVGVSFAELGLDGGLSILGFSVPLLAVFMTIAISIHNVPEGTAIAIPMQAMGLSNWRMVGAAVFSSLPQPIGAVIAFAFVSWAEAFLPFGFGFAAGAMVYLVATEFIPEALETGADLPNRGYPQLLAGLAAGVISMIPVLYV, translated from the coding sequence ATGGAACTCATAGAAAACCTCGTACTCGTGTTCGTCGCGGGGCTCGTCACCGCGCTGGCGACCGGCATCGGGGCGCTTCCGTTCTTTTTCGTCGACGAGTTCAGCGATCGGTGGAACGTCGGCCTGTGGGGGATCGCGTCGGGAATCATGGTAACGGTATCATTGTTCGGACTCGTCGACGAGGGGTTGGCCTACGCTTCGGGCGGATTCCCGACGTTGATGGTCGGTGGGCTGCTCGCGGGCGTCGCGCTGGTCACCGTCTCTGACAGGGTGCTCGACGGCGTCGACCTCGGCGACGTGGGCCACCACGATCACGACCACGACCACGACCACGACGCGACCGACGTGCAGACCGACGGCGCAGGCCACGACCACGGCGAAGTCGCACTGGAGGCGAAAGCGTTCGCCGAGGGCGACCTGAAGAAACTCGTCCTCATCCTCGGCATTCTCACGGTGCACAGCTTCCCCGAAGGCGTGGCCGTCGGCGTCTCGTTCGCCGAACTCGGGCTGGACGGCGGCCTCTCGATACTCGGGTTCTCCGTCCCGCTGCTGGCGGTGTTCATGACCATCGCCATCTCCATCCACAACGTCCCCGAGGGCACCGCCATCGCCATCCCGATGCAGGCGATGGGGCTGTCCAACTGGCGGATGGTCGGCGCGGCGGTCTTCTCGAGTCTGCCCCAGCCGATCGGCGCCGTCATCGCGTTCGCGTTCGTCTCGTGGGCCGAGGCGTTCTTGCCCTTTGGCTTCGGCTTCGCTGCCGGTGCGATGGTGTATCTGGTCGCTACCGAGTTCATCCCCGAGGCGCTCGAAACCGGCGCGGACCTGCCGAATCGGGGCTACCCCCAGTTGCTGGCCGGTCTCGCTGCGGGCGTGATCTCGATGATTCCGGTGCTATACGTGTGA
- a CDS encoding LLM class flavin-dependent oxidoreductase: MQTDLLLPMVSDTDTTELAVRAEELGYDGLWLGELWGTSSVVQLTDIAAHTDEVDIGTAIVNVFSRTPAVLAMTAATLDRVSDGRFCLGVGTSTRKSIEDLHGMDWNDPNPVRRAHETIELTREYLSGDGRVDYEGEIFDVQDFPSLGADVPIYHAALGKANRRVVARLCDGWIPHNVPFPDLEDAFAYITDQAEEAGRDVTIDVAPYVPAAVSDDPEEAKDVVRGHVAYYVGNGKGYERAVAQRFPDGASAVADAWRTGDRTAAAENVTDEMVRALGVAGTPEQAREQFQEIADIDCVTRPMVTIPSNADEETVERTIEELAPASY; this comes from the coding sequence ATGCAGACCGATCTTTTGCTTCCGATGGTATCGGACACCGACACGACAGAACTCGCCGTTCGCGCCGAGGAACTCGGCTACGACGGGCTCTGGCTCGGCGAACTCTGGGGAACGAGTTCGGTCGTCCAACTCACTGACATCGCCGCCCACACCGACGAGGTCGACATCGGGACGGCGATCGTCAACGTCTTCTCGAGGACACCTGCAGTGCTGGCGATGACCGCCGCGACGCTCGATCGCGTCTCCGACGGCCGGTTCTGCCTCGGCGTGGGGACGTCGACGCGAAAGTCCATCGAGGATCTCCACGGGATGGACTGGAACGATCCCAATCCGGTCCGACGGGCGCACGAAACCATCGAACTCACCAGGGAGTATCTCAGCGGTGACGGACGCGTCGACTACGAGGGAGAGATCTTCGACGTCCAGGACTTTCCGTCCCTGGGTGCCGACGTCCCGATCTACCACGCCGCTCTGGGAAAAGCGAATCGGCGCGTCGTCGCCCGGCTGTGTGACGGCTGGATCCCACACAACGTCCCGTTCCCGGACCTCGAGGACGCCTTCGCCTACATCACCGACCAGGCCGAGGAGGCGGGTCGAGACGTCACCATCGACGTCGCACCGTACGTCCCCGCAGCAGTCAGCGACGACCCGGAGGAGGCGAAAGACGTCGTCCGGGGTCACGTCGCCTACTACGTCGGCAACGGGAAGGGCTACGAGCGGGCGGTCGCCCAGCGGTTCCCCGACGGTGCTTCGGCTGTCGCCGACGCGTGGCGAACCGGCGATCGCACGGCCGCCGCCGAGAACGTCACCGACGAGATGGTCCGGGCGCTCGGCGTCGCGGGGACGCCCGAGCAGGCCCGCGAACAGTTCCAGGAGATCGCCGACATCGATTGCGTGACCCGACCGATGGTGACGATTCCGAGCAACGCCGACGAGGAGACGGTCGAGCGAACCATCGAGGAGTTGGCACCGGCCAGCTATTGA